In Candidatus Poribacteria bacterium, the following are encoded in one genomic region:
- a CDS encoding DUF4159 domain-containing protein, whose translation MRIILLLTIIVIMSVPAVLLDGEGDSDLFTFVRLKYSGQLTRLRSWSVDWPASDRNFIWQLSKQTNISVAPREKIIEVGALELFEYPFAYMLEVGSLRLSTSEAENLREYLLRGGFIFIDDFHGEREWKWFYTEFKKIFPDREPVDIPISHPIFRCFFKIDKLIQIPGLRSLFNDRTYERHDGYPAYCRGVYDDYGRLMMMINFNSDLGDAWEHAAEDYYPREYSDMALKMGINAVVYTLTH comes from the coding sequence ATGCGAATTATTCTATTACTAACGATTATTGTCATAATGTCTGTCCCGGCAGTGCTTCTGGACGGAGAAGGCGACAGCGACCTATTTACCTTTGTTCGCTTGAAATATAGCGGGCAACTCACGCGACTGCGTAGTTGGAGTGTGGATTGGCCAGCCTCGGATCGGAATTTTATCTGGCAGCTCAGTAAGCAGACGAACATTTCGGTCGCGCCCCGTGAAAAGATTATTGAGGTCGGTGCGTTAGAGTTATTTGAATACCCTTTCGCGTATATGCTCGAAGTCGGTAGCCTCAGGTTAAGCACGAGCGAGGCAGAAAATCTACGGGAATATCTCTTACGTGGTGGGTTTATCTTTATTGACGATTTTCACGGAGAACGTGAATGGAAGTGGTTTTATACTGAGTTCAAGAAAATTTTCCCTGATCGTGAACCGGTGGACATCCCGATTTCACATCCAATTTTCCGCTGCTTTTTTAAAATTGACAAGTTGATCCAAATCCCTGGGCTCCGTTCGCTCTTTAATGATCGCACCTACGAACGACACGACGGATATCCTGCGTACTGCCGTGGTGTTTACGATGATTATGGCAGATTGATGATGATGATCAATTTTAATTCCGATCTTGGCGATGCATGGGAACACGCCGCTGAGGACTACTACCCGCGTGAGTATTCGGATATGGCACTGAAGATGGGTATCAATGCTGTTGTTTATACGCTCACCCATTAG
- a CDS encoding LamG domain-containing protein: MKADFIFKFLVLSLMLTGAVVAGHAQGISDDELIIYYSFNKDTLKGDDVLDVSGNGNDGFLHGNDLKIVKGKVGECMEFPGSAAQYISVREHMYKDPIDEITLAAWAKTDVRGMIASWDRSEFFRFAVGDDVGANAGTTFVAFDTCCGIHDWFGKTDVADDKWHHLVATFDGKEKRIYVDGDLDEKIAAPSKVIGAGQARYGFIGIGSEAAAFDAAVGPTWAFNGLIDEFLLFHRALSEEEVERLAKGQSNPFAVEPADKLTTTWADIKETK; encoded by the coding sequence ATGAAAGCTGATTTTATTTTCAAGTTTTTGGTGTTAAGTCTGATGCTGACAGGAGCAGTAGTAGCGGGCCATGCACAGGGCATCAGCGATGATGAACTTATCATCTACTATAGCTTCAACAAAGATACACTAAAAGGTGATGATGTCTTAGACGTGTCTGGGAATGGAAATGATGGCTTTCTACACGGTAATGACTTAAAAATTGTAAAGGGCAAAGTCGGAGAATGCATGGAATTCCCTGGTAGTGCAGCGCAATATATTTCGGTGCGGGAACACATGTATAAAGATCCGATTGACGAAATTACGCTTGCCGCTTGGGCAAAAACGGACGTAAGAGGCATGATCGCCTCTTGGGACAGAAGCGAATTTTTCCGTTTTGCCGTAGGCGATGATGTCGGTGCAAATGCTGGTACAACCTTTGTTGCCTTTGACACCTGTTGTGGAATACATGATTGGTTTGGGAAAACGGATGTCGCAGATGACAAATGGCATCATCTCGTCGCAACTTTTGATGGCAAAGAGAAACGCATCTATGTTGATGGCGATTTAGATGAGAAAATAGCCGCGCCATCAAAAGTGATCGGGGCAGGACAGGCACGGTACGGATTTATCGGAATTGGATCAGAAGCCGCTGCGTTTGATGCAGCAGTCGGACCAACGTGGGCGTTCAATGGACTTATCGACGAGTTCTTGCTGTTCCATCGGGCACTCTCCGAAGAGGAAGTAGAACGTCTTGCCAAGGGACAAAGTAATCCATTTGCTGTTGAACCGGCTGACAAACTTACCACGACTTGGGCAGACATCAAAGAGACGAAGTGA
- a CDS encoding GNAT family N-acetyltransferase: MEPVIRKAIPDDAKAVAAVINSVILEGKYTALTNPFTVEEERAFIEGLCDRSALFVAEVDNEIVGIQIIEPDALAQYTDSMQHVATVGTWVQSNYRGRKIGQLLAEASFKFAHAENFKKIAIQVIADNTRALRFYGNLGFEKIGIAKKHVKLEGKFCDVYYLEKFLTRDEK; this comes from the coding sequence ATGGAACCTGTCATTAGAAAAGCGATACCAGATGACGCGAAAGCCGTTGCGGCGGTGATTAACTCGGTTATTTTGGAAGGAAAATACACCGCGTTAACCAACCCGTTCACAGTAGAAGAGGAACGCGCCTTTATTGAAGGGCTGTGTGATCGAAGCGCGCTGTTTGTTGCAGAGGTAGACAACGAGATCGTTGGCATTCAGATCATTGAACCAGATGCCTTAGCGCAATATACCGATTCAATGCAACATGTAGCAACAGTCGGGACGTGGGTACAATCTAACTACCGAGGACGCAAGATTGGACAATTGCTTGCAGAGGCATCATTCAAGTTTGCCCACGCCGAAAACTTTAAAAAAATCGCTATTCAGGTAATCGCGGACAACACGCGTGCCCTCCGGTTTTATGGCAATCTCGGTTTTGAAAAAATCGGCATTGCCAAGAAACATGTGAAACTTGAAGGCAAATTCTGCGATGTGTACTATCTGGAAAAATTCCTGACAAGAGACGAAAAATAA
- a CDS encoding phytanoyl-CoA dioxygenase family protein — protein MERHKLHYEMMNRFDPSGETGEHWEVDVHATSEELQTFAETGYLIREGLFQGEALEKLRDALDRLEEREWEKRDSAIAGKKGWGFIPRHLMDKDEVFLQLLKFQPTLSIARAMMGPLVRLRGLSARITYPGDGREHQTPWHQHMRVIPNPIPPWFSRPHCIDCLIYLDDLNEDTGAVAIVPGSHNWLDKASPTVHEPVEGEVHLQVKAGGGVLIHGNLWHRGLPTLNAKRRMLILSYTPTWLRKSPHGGAQPEDGLTHDFIKEADMEERMLLGIGGYS, from the coding sequence ATGGAACGACATAAACTTCACTATGAAATGATGAACAGATTCGATCCATCCGGAGAGACGGGAGAGCACTGGGAAGTGGATGTGCATGCCACTTCCGAAGAACTACAAACGTTTGCCGAGACCGGTTATCTTATTCGTGAAGGACTTTTTCAAGGTGAAGCACTCGAAAAGCTGAGAGATGCTTTGGATCGTTTGGAAGAACGGGAATGGGAAAAACGCGACAGTGCTATTGCTGGTAAGAAAGGTTGGGGCTTCATCCCGCGCCACCTTATGGATAAAGATGAAGTTTTTCTTCAGCTCTTGAAATTTCAACCGACCCTGTCAATCGCACGAGCGATGATGGGACCGCTCGTCCGGCTGCGTGGTTTGAGCGCACGCATCACTTATCCGGGTGATGGTCGGGAACACCAAACGCCGTGGCACCAACACATGCGAGTGATTCCGAACCCAATCCCGCCATGGTTTTCACGTCCACACTGCATCGATTGTCTCATCTATCTCGATGATTTGAATGAAGATACAGGGGCAGTCGCTATTGTCCCGGGGTCTCACAACTGGTTAGACAAAGCATCACCGACTGTCCACGAACCTGTAGAAGGTGAGGTACATCTACAGGTGAAAGCTGGAGGGGGTGTCCTCATCCACGGTAATCTCTGGCACCGAGGCTTACCGACGCTAAACGCCAAACGGCGAATGTTAATCCTAAGTTATACACCGACATGGTTACGGAAATCGCCACACGGCGGGGCACAACCCGAAGACGGGTTAACACACGATTTTATTAAAGAGGCAGACATGGAAGAACGGATGCTACTCGGTATCGGTGGATACTCCTAA
- a CDS encoding NUDIX domain-containing protein, whose amino-acid sequence MELKVCALGILFRNGKILLGKRTKHRTSYPSVWDMIGGHRENGETLTQTLIRELQEEIGVTPIQFEHISTLFDSNNDHTYYVFVVTDWKGKPEHLQPEEHSIIGWFGINEALELELALPVYRELFTSLEDN is encoded by the coding sequence GTGGAATTAAAAGTTTGCGCGCTCGGAATCTTGTTCAGGAACGGAAAAATTCTGTTGGGCAAAAGGACTAAACACCGGACTTCTTATCCAAGCGTCTGGGATATGATTGGTGGACACCGCGAAAATGGTGAAACACTAACACAGACCCTCATCAGGGAGTTGCAAGAGGAAATCGGTGTTACACCAATTCAGTTTGAACACATCTCAACCCTGTTTGATTCCAACAACGATCACACCTACTATGTATTTGTCGTAACCGATTGGAAAGGTAAACCAGAGCATCTACAACCAGAGGAACACTCAATAATTGGATGGTTTGGGATCAATGAAGCGTTAGAATTGGAGCTCGCCTTACCTGTATATCGCGAATTGTTCACCAGTCTTGAAGACAACTGA
- a CDS encoding SDR family oxidoreductase, translating to MPIDLSNKVAVITGGSGALGRVMVRTLAEAGADIAICYHRDQETARLLRDEITAKHVRAAVVQADVTNQDSINAMRDAVVNTLGAADIIVNNAVIQYNWTSVLEQSPEDYESQFQSCVLHNVYMAQAFVPAMIKSEWGRVISINTECSMQNFAGQSAYTSGKRGMDGVLRVLAKEVGAHGITVNQVAPGWTISEKSTASESDEHYWSKVPMQRRGTAQEIANAVLFLASDLASYITGAYIPVCGGNVMPTI from the coding sequence ATTCCGATTGATCTTAGCAACAAAGTGGCAGTAATTACAGGGGGGTCAGGCGCGTTAGGGCGTGTTATGGTACGGACGCTGGCGGAAGCGGGTGCGGATATCGCAATCTGCTACCACCGGGATCAGGAAACGGCGCGTCTCCTACGAGACGAAATCACTGCCAAGCATGTACGGGCAGCCGTTGTGCAGGCAGATGTCACGAATCAGGATTCAATAAACGCTATGCGTGATGCTGTCGTGAACACACTCGGTGCAGCGGATATTATCGTCAACAATGCTGTCATTCAGTACAACTGGACATCCGTCTTAGAGCAGTCACCCGAAGACTATGAGAGCCAGTTCCAATCTTGTGTCCTGCATAATGTATACATGGCACAAGCGTTCGTTCCTGCGATGATTAAATCAGAATGGGGACGCGTCATCAGTATTAATACGGAATGTTCGATGCAAAACTTTGCAGGACAGAGTGCCTACACATCAGGAAAGCGCGGTATGGACGGCGTGCTACGGGTGCTCGCGAAAGAGGTAGGTGCACACGGCATTACTGTCAACCAAGTGGCTCCAGGATGGACGATCAGTGAAAAAAGCACGGCGAGTGAATCGGATGAACACTATTGGAGCAAAGTACCGATGCAGCGTCGGGGGACTGCCCAAGAAATCGCCAATGCAGTGCTTTTTCTCGCATCAGATCTGGCGAGTTATATCACGGGTGCTTATATTCCGGTGTGTGGTGGAAATGTAATGCCCACAATTTAA
- a CDS encoding phytanoyl-CoA dioxygenase family protein, with translation MTPEVALEKREQMIEEGFCVVDDVLTEEFLQELHDESERLIAGHVEPDDVVYQGQHVNVRGEDNTHIQKLLEWQPSRDALEQIGFGDFTTSGGIIILTKESGGPPLYWHQDWMRWNDPLSCAPWPQTIFLNYYLTDTNRENGCLKVIPGTHRKRIDLHDILVPAHEQGARFIDDDHPIMFSDHPDQVDVCAKAGSLVIADARILHSAHKNLTDVRRTLILAWHSRPNTVPDYWDREIPEIIANRDEDANYPMSRIPTHFLQ, from the coding sequence ATGACACCTGAAGTCGCTTTAGAAAAACGAGAACAGATGATTGAAGAGGGTTTCTGCGTTGTTGACGATGTTCTAACTGAGGAATTTTTACAAGAACTTCACGACGAGTCAGAACGCCTAATCGCCGGACATGTGGAACCCGACGATGTCGTCTATCAAGGACAGCATGTCAACGTCCGCGGCGAGGATAACACGCATATTCAGAAACTATTGGAGTGGCAGCCATCACGCGACGCACTCGAACAAATCGGTTTCGGAGATTTCACGACCTCTGGCGGGATCATTATTCTGACGAAGGAATCCGGGGGACCCCCACTCTATTGGCATCAAGATTGGATGCGCTGGAACGATCCGCTCAGCTGTGCACCGTGGCCCCAAACGATTTTTCTTAATTATTATCTCACCGACACAAACCGGGAAAATGGCTGTCTAAAGGTTATTCCAGGCACGCATCGCAAACGGATTGATTTGCACGACATATTAGTGCCAGCACATGAACAAGGCGCACGGTTCATTGATGATGACCATCCAATCATGTTCAGTGATCACCCGGATCAGGTAGATGTCTGTGCCAAGGCAGGTTCGCTGGTAATAGCAGACGCGCGTATCTTGCACTCCGCCCACAAAAACCTTACCGATGTTCGACGCACCCTAATTCTCGCATGGCACAGTCGTCCGAATACAGTACCTGACTATTGGGATCGTGAAATCCCCGAGATTATTGCCAATCGAGACGAGGACGCGAACTATCCGATGTCTCGTATTCCCACCCATTTTTTACAGTGA
- a CDS encoding HEPN domain-containing protein: MVTREDIQATCDDIVREFAPLQVILFGSYAYGTPTEDSDVDLLVVMDIPESETRRHSVEIRQRIPRRFPMDVLVRSPEEIAYRISYNDWFLREITEKGEVLYESRGLFKKIWEKERGMMNPLTLEWVQKAEGDYAAIALHQQVASPNFDMLCFHAQQCIEKYLKAWLQEANTPFSRTHDLETLLDLIVPTVPAWQTWQTDFVKISDHAVDLRYPGKFATASEAQHAMKVCSAVRQAIRSELKLPQNESERQV; this comes from the coding sequence ATGGTTACTCGGGAAGACATCCAAGCGACTTGTGACGACATCGTGCGTGAATTCGCGCCATTGCAGGTTATTCTCTTTGGGTCTTATGCGTATGGCACGCCAACCGAAGATTCGGATGTTGATTTGCTCGTCGTCATGGATATTCCTGAATCAGAGACGCGCCGCCACAGCGTGGAGATTCGGCAGCGCATTCCGCGTCGTTTCCCAATGGATGTGCTCGTGCGATCGCCAGAGGAAATCGCCTATCGTATTTCATACAACGATTGGTTTCTCCGAGAAATCACGGAAAAAGGAGAGGTGCTTTATGAATCCAGAGGGCTCTTCAAGAAAATCTGGGAAAAGGAAAGAGGGATGATGAATCCGTTAACGCTGGAATGGGTACAGAAGGCTGAAGGCGATTATGCGGCAATAGCATTGCATCAACAAGTAGCATCACCGAATTTCGATATGCTCTGTTTCCATGCCCAGCAGTGTATTGAAAAATACCTCAAAGCGTGGCTTCAAGAGGCGAATACCCCTTTCTCAAGAACACACGATTTGGAAACATTACTGGATTTAATAGTACCTACTGTCCCCGCTTGGCAGACTTGGCAAACTGACTTCGTAAAGATTTCCGATCATGCAGTGGATCTCCGCTATCCGGGTAAGTTTGCCACTGCCTCTGAGGCACAACACGCAATGAAAGTTTGCAGCGCGGTCCGTCAAGCCATCCGATCTGAACTAAAACTTCCTCAAAACGAATCAGAAAGGCAGGTTTAG
- a CDS encoding phytanoyl-CoA dioxygenase family protein has product MMGKTVNIPILEISEQERAEGKPTPESVDAGERLLREAGLVVIESVLRRDWIADLDVAMETVLSNEEERQNGENPMLKMPFMDPRIIDNPFAMPILKAAMGEQIFAYLPYGCNSTRPGNDIQWIHRDSGQLFPELPFALPVTTIVVNIPLVDFTVENGATEVWPGSHLIVDDEAVRNTPYNVCEEERAANYPSFQLEMPAGSVVVRDMRCWHRAMPNRTESTVRHMLALVYFRRLHHAPNAPGIFGARVPEEIWNNMSEESQEIYRFQAHD; this is encoded by the coding sequence ATGATGGGAAAAACAGTAAATATTCCTATACTCGAAATCTCCGAACAGGAACGTGCTGAAGGCAAACCTACCCCGGAAAGCGTTGATGCGGGTGAGCGTCTTTTACGCGAGGCAGGCTTGGTCGTCATCGAAAGCGTTCTCCGGCGCGACTGGATAGCTGATCTTGATGTCGCTATGGAAACCGTACTCAGTAACGAAGAGGAGAGACAGAATGGCGAAAATCCGATGCTAAAAATGCCGTTCATGGATCCACGTATCATTGATAACCCGTTCGCGATGCCGATTCTGAAAGCAGCGATGGGTGAACAAATTTTCGCATACCTGCCCTATGGCTGCAATTCAACGCGTCCGGGTAACGATATCCAGTGGATTCACCGAGATTCGGGGCAACTCTTCCCGGAACTACCGTTTGCACTACCTGTCACAACAATTGTCGTCAATATCCCGCTCGTCGATTTCACGGTAGAGAACGGTGCCACCGAAGTATGGCCTGGTTCGCATCTCATCGTTGATGACGAGGCAGTCCGCAATACGCCTTACAACGTCTGTGAAGAAGAACGCGCCGCAAATTATCCGTCATTTCAGTTAGAGATGCCTGCGGGTTCGGTTGTTGTCCGAGATATGCGGTGCTGGCACCGGGCGATGCCCAATCGGACAGAATCTACTGTTAGGCACATGCTCGCCTTGGTCTATTTTAGACGGTTACATCACGCGCCTAATGCCCCCGGAATCTTCGGCGCACGCGTCCCTGAAGAGATATGGAACAATATGTCTGAAGAGAGTCAAGAGATTTATCGGTTTCAGGCACACGATTAA
- the folP gene encoding dihydropteroate synthase yields the protein MNCRGKTLTLGDRTHVMGILNVTPDSFSDGGCYLDVQRAIAHTQLMVEEGATLVDIGGESSRPGASQVPVDEELARVLPVIRAIVGSVDVHISVDTYKAEVARQALEAGAHLVNDITALRGDVAMASVVARMEAGLILMHMKGTPRTMQHAPHYDDVVSEVRASLQESVRTAEEQGVSAERIIIDPGIGFGKTAEHNLELLKHLAAFQSLNKPLLIGTSRKSFIGNVLGLPINERVEGTAATVCWAIAHGADIVRVHDVKANVRAALMTDALYR from the coding sequence ATGAACTGTCGTGGCAAGACACTCACTTTAGGGGACCGCACGCATGTGATGGGGATATTGAACGTCACACCGGACTCCTTTTCCGATGGTGGGTGTTATCTTGATGTCCAGCGAGCTATCGCACATACGCAATTGATGGTAGAAGAAGGGGCAACGCTCGTTGATATAGGCGGTGAATCCTCACGTCCAGGGGCATCACAGGTACCCGTTGATGAAGAATTGGCACGCGTATTACCGGTCATTCGGGCGATTGTTGGCAGTGTTGATGTCCATATTTCTGTCGATACATATAAAGCGGAAGTGGCTCGGCAAGCACTTGAGGCGGGTGCTCATCTTGTTAATGACATCACTGCTCTGCGTGGTGATGTCGCTATGGCATCTGTCGTGGCAAGGATGGAGGCGGGTCTCATTCTGATGCACATGAAGGGGACACCGCGTACAATGCAGCACGCACCGCATTATGATGATGTTGTCAGCGAGGTTCGAGCGTCGCTGCAGGAAAGTGTCCGAACTGCTGAAGAACAGGGCGTTTCTGCTGAACGGATTATTATTGATCCGGGGATCGGATTTGGTAAGACGGCGGAACATAACCTTGAACTCTTAAAACATCTCGCAGCGTTCCAATCGTTGAATAAACCGCTGCTTATCGGTACTTCACGGAAGTCGTTTATAGGAAATGTTTTAGGGCTTCCGATAAATGAACGCGTTGAAGGTACGGCGGCGACAGTCTGTTGGGCAATCGCACACGGTGCTGATATTGTGCGTGTCCATGATGTCAAGGCAAACGTCCGTGCTGCACTGATGACAGATGCCCTTTACAGATAA
- the acpS gene encoding holo-ACP synthase — MHQQKIYGIGIDIVEVTRIQEASRRWGARFEQRIYTHQELTYCGDTPSRYWRLAARFAAKEATLKALGTGLTTGMRWQDVEIQADAVGKPEIVLHGEVERYAHAHNIGAVFVSMSHTNAYAVAQVTLCSL; from the coding sequence ATGCACCAACAAAAAATATACGGAATAGGCATTGATATTGTTGAAGTCACACGGATTCAAGAAGCGTCCCGTCGGTGGGGGGCGCGCTTTGAGCAGCGGATCTACACTCACCAAGAACTGACATATTGTGGGGATACCCCCTCTCGGTACTGGCGGCTTGCCGCCCGTTTTGCTGCTAAAGAGGCTACACTTAAGGCACTTGGCACCGGCTTAACGACGGGTATGCGTTGGCAAGATGTAGAGATTCAGGCGGATGCTGTCGGAAAGCCGGAAATCGTCTTACACGGTGAAGTTGAGCGCTATGCTCACGCGCACAATATCGGTGCTGTATTTGTTTCGATGTCCCATACGAATGCGTATGCTGTAGCACAAGTGACATTATGTTCCCTATGA
- a CDS encoding YigZ family protein yields MSDQYRTVAGIAESHHVVKKSRFFAEATAVRTQAEVKEFLTQVQERNSRASHYCYAYSIGSGSVLREYATDAGEPTHAAGPPILSAVRGFGLSNVICVVARYYGGINLGIGGLIRAYGQCARDCFQNATIETCIFYENVYVKVNYSDIGTVVTLCKRLGGKVIGIKYEPDPIVEIQIRQRMLETFQAQLQGYGIGL; encoded by the coding sequence ATGTCTGACCAATACAGAACCGTGGCAGGAATTGCCGAATCGCATCACGTTGTAAAGAAATCCCGATTTTTTGCCGAAGCAACGGCTGTCCGGACGCAAGCTGAGGTAAAAGAATTTCTTACTCAGGTGCAAGAACGGAATTCACGTGCTTCACACTACTGTTATGCTTACAGTATCGGTAGTGGCAGCGTCCTACGTGAATACGCGACAGATGCGGGAGAGCCTACTCACGCTGCCGGACCTCCGATTCTCTCCGCTGTTCGGGGTTTCGGTTTGTCTAATGTTATCTGTGTTGTTGCCAGATATTATGGTGGTATCAATCTCGGTATCGGCGGATTAATACGTGCTTACGGGCAGTGTGCAAGAGACTGCTTTCAAAATGCGACAATTGAGACTTGTATTTTTTATGAAAATGTGTATGTAAAAGTCAATTATTCAGACATTGGTACTGTTGTTACCCTGTGCAAACGTTTGGGTGGGAAGGTAATAGGTATAAAATATGAACCGGATCCTATCGTCGAAATTCAGATACGTCAAAGAATGCTTGAAACCTTCCAAGCACAACTCCAAGGTTACGGAATTGGATTGTGA
- a CDS encoding glycine cleavage system protein H, protein MKNVEIKYTTTHEWIEVFDSGECNVGITERIQDVYGSIVFVELPILGEYEQGEIIGRIETSDGRNFYIYAPVSGEVYEVNTALDDDIELLNRFPEGDGWICKFYMENPNEKGALLSLREYEAHEEEELNEEEYLPETDFYENVEDY, encoded by the coding sequence ATGAAAAATGTTGAGATAAAATATACAACGACACATGAGTGGATTGAGGTTTTCGATTCAGGAGAGTGTAACGTCGGGATCACCGAACGAATTCAGGATGTCTACGGCAGCATTGTTTTTGTAGAGTTGCCAATTCTTGGCGAATACGAACAGGGAGAAATTATCGGGCGCATTGAGACATCAGATGGACGCAATTTCTATATCTACGCCCCAGTGAGCGGCGAGGTTTATGAAGTCAATACTGCCCTTGATGACGATATTGAATTACTTAATCGTTTCCCAGAGGGTGATGGCTGGATCTGTAAATTCTATATGGAGAATCCGAACGAAAAAGGTGCGCTTCTCAGTTTGCGTGAATACGAGGCACATGAAGAGGAAGAACTCAACGAAGAGGAATACTTGCCAGAGACTGATTTTTATGAAAACGTTGAGGATTATTGA
- a CDS encoding DNA methyltransferase produces MGLPAKPTYLYLTAIPDRLSALVGAECVALTGSAPNAHGIAISEHRVDVRRGAYLKSCIEVLFETGSLTELCADIQSAGLHADEFRVSVVKKPRSLKVNSMELARDIGSAIGGRANLNSPQFTFIAVLTAEKIWFGRLLSESDSMWLAHNQRPYVTSSSLPARLARVLVNLVARPGDSLLDPCCGTGTIVMSAAHSGIRAVGYDLNLRMIGATTKNLQHFGLTADVALGDARQVQGQFDAIATDLPYGINLTKDNSQDAEILANLRTCAPKAGFIDLRDLSKPLNDLGYQIETILPVPKLSIVRRIFITSVID; encoded by the coding sequence ATGGGGTTGCCAGCGAAACCCACATACCTATATCTTACAGCAATACCGGATCGACTCTCAGCGTTAGTCGGTGCCGAGTGTGTTGCCCTGACAGGATCTGCGCCAAACGCGCACGGCATCGCAATTTCAGAACACCGTGTTGATGTCCGTCGAGGTGCATATCTAAAGAGTTGTATCGAGGTCCTTTTTGAAACAGGGAGTCTTACTGAACTCTGTGCGGACATCCAATCCGCAGGTTTACACGCCGACGAATTCCGGGTGTCTGTTGTGAAAAAACCTCGGAGTCTCAAGGTAAACTCTATGGAACTTGCCCGGGACATCGGTAGTGCCATTGGGGGTCGTGCGAATCTAAACAGTCCACAGTTTACCTTTATCGCGGTTCTCACAGCTGAAAAGATATGGTTCGGACGACTCCTTTCCGAATCTGATAGTATGTGGCTTGCGCACAACCAACGTCCTTACGTCACTTCAAGTTCGTTACCAGCACGGCTTGCGCGTGTCCTTGTCAATTTAGTAGCACGCCCAGGGGATAGTCTACTCGACCCGTGTTGTGGTACCGGTACAATTGTGATGTCCGCTGCACATAGTGGCATCCGAGCTGTTGGTTACGATCTAAATCTACGGATGATCGGCGCAACGACGAAGAACCTTCAGCATTTTGGACTCACTGCAGATGTCGCGTTAGGTGATGCGAGACAGGTGCAAGGGCAATTCGACGCAATCGCAACCGACCTACCTTACGGCATCAATCTCACCAAAGATAACTCTCAAGACGCAGAGATTTTAGCCAACTTACGGACGTGTGCACCAAAAGCCGGGTTCATTGACCTCCGAGATCTCAGTAAACCCTTAAACGACTTAGGCTATCAGATAGAAACTATTCTCCCAGTGCCGAAACTGAGTATCGTGAGGCGCATTTTTATTACTTCTGTAATAGACTGA